A region of Cardinium endosymbiont of Sogatella furcifera DNA encodes the following proteins:
- a CDS encoding transposase has product MKANYSYYITTDRLKRQQQRREELVATLSNEKKRLHHSQTNIDKESIERHIDFLEKEIKIIDKALNKTITTDKDLDEKANILETIPGIGKCLATKLVSFLPELGDRSYSSNQLSALVGIAPYAADSGKKQGKRFIRGGRKIPRDALYMAVLAGKKWFLYLKECYDRLVGKYKPKKVAIVACMRKLLELAHKLIQQKRSFVKSIKNEYKMTKKLA; this is encoded by the coding sequence TTGAAAGCTAATTACAGCTATTATATTACAACAGATCGGCTTAAAAGGCAACAACAAAGAAGAGAAGAGCTGGTAGCTACATTAAGCAATGAAAAGAAACGGTTACACCATAGCCAGACTAATATAGATAAAGAAAGCATAGAAAGGCATATCGATTTTTTAGAAAAAGAAATAAAAATTATTGATAAAGCGTTAAATAAAACCATAACTACTGATAAGGATCTAGACGAAAAGGCTAATATACTAGAAACCATTCCAGGAATCGGGAAATGTTTAGCCACTAAATTAGTCAGTTTTTTACCTGAATTAGGTGATAGAAGCTACAGTAGTAATCAACTATCAGCTTTAGTAGGTATAGCACCATATGCGGCTGATAGTGGGAAAAAACAGGGAAAAAGATTTATTAGGGGAGGAAGGAAAATACCACGAGATGCACTGTATATGGCTGTATTAGCAGGGAAAAAGTGGTTCCTATATTTAAAAGAATGCTATGATAGATTAGTAGGTAAATATAAGCCTAAAAAAGTGGCTATCGTAGCATGTATGAGGAAGCTCCTAGAGCTGGCGCATAAGCTTATACAACAAAAAAGAAGCTTCGTCAAAAGTATCAAAAACGAGTACAAAATGACTAAAAAACTTGCATAG